A window of Bacillota bacterium genomic DNA:
TCATTCCTCCCGAGAAATTAATCCAGGACATTCTCTACGGGACAATGGCCATGATTAACGACACCAACCCCGAAAAGACAAACAAAGAGGTTTTCTGGTCTCATTTTCTTCCCCGTGTCAGCCTTCCCGAGGAGGTTCTCGTCCCGATGTTTGATGAATTTTATGCTTTTGATTTCGCCAGCCTGAAGCGCTGCATTCACCCCAACCCTCTGGCGCGTCCTTTACTGGAACGCCTCTTTGAAAGAGGTTTTCAGGTTGTGATTGCCACCAACCCCGTTTTTCCCGAGAGAGCCATCCAGGAGCGCATGAACTGGGTGGAAATCGGGGATCTGCCCTACGCCCTTGTGACAACTTATGAAAACAGCCACTTCTGCAAGCCGCGCCTGGAGTATTATCAGGAGGTCATTTCTTGCCTGGGCGTCAGGCCGCAGGATTGCCTGATGATCGGGAACGATGTTGAGGAGGATCTCGCTGCCAGGAAGCTGGGGGTCACGACTTTTCTCGTGGAGGACTGGCTCCTGAACCCGCGCGGGCTTCCCATCGAAACCGATTACCGGGGTTCCTTTCAGGATTTGGCGGCTTTTTTAAGCAGTTTGCGTCTTGATGAAAGTCCGGTGTAGAAGCAGAATCCGGGTTGCGCCGGGGATCTCTCCTGGCCTCTTGAAATATATCTTATCGAAATTGCGGGGTAGTTCAGGATGAGCGAAAGTTTCGTCCACCTTCACGTTCACAGTGAATACAGCCTGCTGGACGGGGCAGCCCGCCTAAAGGATCTGGTGAAAACGGCTGCGGAGATGGGAATGCCGGCCCTTGCCCTGACAGACCATGGGGTGATGTACGGCGTGATTGACTTTTACAAGCTGGCTAAGGAGCACGGAATCCACCCAATTCTGGGTTGTGAGGTTTATGTAGCAACAAGGACGCGCTTTGACCGGGTGCCCCATGTTGATGATTCTCAGTACCACCTGACTCTCCTTGCAGAAAACGAGACCGGTTATAAAAATCTGCTCGCTTTAGTCTCTGCTGCTTACCTGGAGGGTTTTTACTATAAGCCCCGCGTCGACCGGGAACTGCTGGCCCGGCACAGCAAAGGCTTAATTGCTCTGAGTGCATGTCTGGCAGGAGAAGTGCCTGCGGCAATCCTTTCCGGCGAGGAGGAAAAGGCGCGGGAGGCGGCCGAAGCCTACCGGGAAATCTTCGGTCCCGATAATTTCTTCCTGGAACTGATGGACCACCAGATGCCGGAACAGCAGCGGGTCAACGCCGGTTTGAGGGAAATTGCCCGGGCGACGGGGATTCCTCTGGTAGTGACCAACGATGCCCACTACATCCGAAAAGAAGATGCAAAAGTGCATGACATTCTTCTCTGCATCCAAACGGGTAAAACCGTTCAGGATGAGAACCGCCTGCGCTTCCCGACCCAGGAGTTTTATCTCAAATCTGCGGCGGAAATGGCGGCCCTTTTCCCCGGGGACCCGGAGGCGGTCAGGCGGACGAGGGAAATCGCCGAGCGCTGCCGGGTGGAGCTGGATTTCAACCAGATGCACCTCCCCGAATACCGGGTCCCGGATGAATACGATCTGGATTCTTATTTAAAAAAGCTCTGCTGGGAGGGTCTGGAACAGCGCTACCACGGAGAGATTCCACCCGGGGCGCGGGAGCGGCTGGAATACGAACTTCAGGTGCTCTGCAAAATGGGATTTGCCGGGTATTTTCTGATCGTCCAGGATTTCGTCAACTGGGCGCGCCGGAAAGGGATTATCGTGGGGCCGGGGCGGGGCTCGGCTGCGGGGTCCCTGGTGGCTTATGCCCTCGGCATTACCAGCATCGATCCCCTGAAGTACGGCCTCCTTTTCGAACGTTTTCTCAACCCGGAACGGATTACCATGCCCGATATCGACATCGACTTTTGCTTCGAGCGGCGGGAAGAGGTCATCGATTATGTCGTGGAGAAATACGGGTCTGATCACGTTGCCCAGATTATCACTTTTGGAACGATGATGGCGCGGGGAGCGATCCGGGACGTGGGGCGGGTGCTGAATCTCCCCCTTGCGGAAGTGGACCGCATTGCAAAGCTCGTTCCCGAGGAGCTTGGGGTGACCCTGGAGAGGGCCCTGCAGACCTCTCCCGAGCTCCGGCAGCTCTACGATGAAAACCCGGAGGTCCGGAACCTGGTGGAGCTGGCGCGGGCGATTGAAGGGATGCCGCGCCATGCCTCGACACACGCTGCAGGAATCGTGATTTCCAGGGAACCCCTGATCAACTACGTCCCGTTGCAGCGAACCGGAGACACCGTGACGACCCAGT
This region includes:
- a CDS encoding HAD family hydrolase; translation: MFKVLLFDLDGTLLPMNMDIFMKEYFRAVTRKFAHLIPPEKLIQDILYGTMAMINDTNPEKTNKEVFWSHFLPRVSLPEEVLVPMFDEFYAFDFASLKRCIHPNPLARPLLERLFERGFQVVIATNPVFPERAIQERMNWVEIGDLPYALVTTYENSHFCKPRLEYYQEVISCLGVRPQDCLMIGNDVEEDLAARKLGVTTFLVEDWLLNPRGLPIETDYRGSFQDLAAFLSSLRLDESPV